A genomic stretch from Lathyrus oleraceus cultivar Zhongwan6 chromosome 2, CAAS_Psat_ZW6_1.0, whole genome shotgun sequence includes:
- the LOC127122863 gene encoding uncharacterized protein LOC127122863 — translation MLRPEIVQQTTEKVKLVWEKTKASHSRYKSYHDKRRKDLEFQEGDHVFLRVTLMTSVGRALKSKKLTPRFIGPYQISGRVGPVSYRVALPPNLSNLHDVFHVSQLQKYVPYPLHVILMDDVQVRDSLTIEALLIRIDEQELKQLKEKKIALVKVVWGGAARGNMTWELESRIRELYPELFTSVVVVLC, via the exons ATGCTTAGACCTGAGATTGTCCAACAAACTACTGAGAAGGTGAAACTGGTTTGGGAGAAGACGAAAGCTTCACATAGTAGGTATAAAAGCTACCATGATAAGCGGAGAAAGGAtcttgagtttcaagagggagaccatgtaTTCTTGAGAGTCACTCTAATGACCAGTGTAGGACGTGCTTTGAAGTCGAAAAAGCTTACTCCTCGGTTTATTGGTCCGTATCAGATATCCGGGCGAGTTGGACCCGTTTCTTATAGAGTGGCGTTGCCACCGAATTTGTCAAATCTACATGACGTGTTCCATGTTTCACAACTTCAGAAGTATGTTCCATATCCTTTGCATGTGATTCTGATGGATGATGTTCAGGTGAGGGATAGCCTTACAATTGAGGCTCTACTTATAAGGATTGATGAACAAGAATTAAAACAGTTGAAAGAAAAAAAGATTGCTCTCGTGAAGGTAGTATGGGGAGGCGCTGCCAGAGGAAATATGACTTGGGAGTTGGAAAGTAGGATACGAGAGTTATATCCAGAGTTGTTCACGTCAG TTGTGGTTGTGTTATGTTAA
- the LOC127122865 gene encoding uncharacterized mitochondrial protein AtMg00810-like, protein MAYILLYVDDIILTTSTNDLRKSIMMLLASEFAMKDLGPLSYFLGIAVTRHTGGIFLFQKNYAAEIIDQVGMSSSKSSATPVDTKQKLSVSSGVPLEDPTHYRSLAGALQYLTFTRLDISYAVQQICLHMHAPKTEHMNALKRILRYLQGTLHFGLHLYPSSISSLTSYTDADWGGCPDIRRSTSGYCVFLGDNLISWSSKR, encoded by the coding sequence ATGGCATACATTCTTCTATATGTCGATGACATCATTCTCACCACATCTACTAATGATCTTCGGAAATCCATCATGATGCTCCTTGCTTCAGAATTTGCCATGAAGGATTTGGGCCCTCTTAGCTATTTTCTAGGCATTGCAGTAACTAGACATACAGGTGGTATCTTTCTTTTTCAGAAAAATTATGCAGCAGAGATCATTGATCAGGTCGGCATGTCATCTTCCAAATCGTCTGCCACACCTGTTGACACCAAACAAAAACTCAGTGTCTCATCAGGTGTTCCGCTTGAGGATCCCACTCATTATCGGAGCCTTGCAGGTGCTTTGCAGTATCTCACATTCACTCGACTAGATATTTCATATGCTGTCCAGCAGATATGCCTCCACATGCATGCTCCGAAAACAGAACATATGAATGCTCTAAAACGAATTCTGCGTTACCTACAAGGCACTCTGCATTTCGGCTTACATCTGTACCCTTCATCCATCTCTAGTCTTACTTCCTACACTGATGCGGATTGGGGTGGTTGTCCTGACATAAGGCGCTCAACATCTGGTTACTGTGTCTTTCTTGGTGATAATCTTATCTCGTGGTCATCTAAACGATAA
- the LOC127122866 gene encoding uncharacterized protein LOC127122866 gives MENIQFGTWVELFKIHALSHKVLHHIIPPAPGKEKKTPETDDEQELWATLDATVLQWIYSTISGDLLATIIEPDSTTMKAWNRLTNIFQENQNARAVTLEQEFSSVRMEDFPTASAYCQRLKTLSDQLKNVGALVSNQRLVLQLISGLTDAYKGVGTLIRQSNPLPQFYQARSMFTLEEAGLIKMAATGAQASMVATQPKDVTEPSFYTDNRGGKKNNSQNSAHKNRNSYGTNSERGQRGGGRGGGHPSLQANTSQWQSPPPP, from the coding sequence atggaaaaCATTCAATTTGGTACGTGGGTTGAACTTTTCAAAATCCATGCTCTATCTCATAAGGTTCTTCATCACATCATTCCTCCAGCACCAGGCAAGGAAAAGAAGACACCTGAAACCGATGATGAGCAGGAGTTGTGGGCGACTCTTGATGCAACAGTTTTACAGTGGATTTATTCCACTATCTCCGGCGATCTTTTGGCTACCATCATTGAACCAGACTCCACTACCATGAAGGCTTGGAATCGATTGACCAACATCTTCCAGGAAAATCAAAACGCTCGTGCAGTCACTCTCGAGCAGGAGTTTTCATCCGTTCGCATGGAAGATTTTCCCACCGCTTCCGCTTACTGTCAGCGACTCAAAACACTTTCTGACCAATTGAAGAACGTTGGAGCCCTTGTCTCTAATCAGCGACTCGTTCTACAACTTATTTCCGGTCTCACTGATGCATACAAAGGGGTCGGTACACTAATTCGGCAAAGCAACCCTCTTCCACAATTTTATCAGGCCCGCTCTATGTTTACTCTTGAAGAAGCCGGTCTAATTAAGATGGCGGCTACCGGCGCACAGGCTTCCATGGTTGCGACACAACCAAAGGATGTTACTGAACCCTCCTTCTATACTGATAACCGCGGCGGCAAGAAGAATAACAGCCAAAATTCTGCTCATAAAAACCGAAACAGTTACGGTACAAACAGCGAACGTGGTCAACGTGGTGGCGGACGTGGTGGTGGTCATCCGTCCCTACAAGCCAACACCTCACAGTGGCAGTCTCCTCCCCCTCCCTAG
- the LOC127122867 gene encoding uncharacterized protein LOC127122867: MQEFAKEMDFILLTSTPYYAQANGQVEAANKVVIVLIKKHVGKKPRNWHKTLDQVLWACRTSPKEATSLTPFRLTFGHDAVLLVEIYLQSTRIQRHHEIPSESYWNMMLDELVDLDEERLNALELLKRQKKRVDNSYNKKVKVKTFSPEDLVWKVILPMDRKDMALGKWSPKWEGPFQILQVFSNGAYEIEELSKDKRILRVNGKYLKKYKPTLQEIKIINE, translated from the coding sequence atgcaagaatttGCTAAGGAAATGGATTTCATATTGTTAACGTCTACGCCATATTACGCCCAGGCTAATGGTCAGGTCGAAGCAGCAAATAAGGTGGTAATTGTTTTGATCAAGAAACATGTAGGGAAGAAACCTAGAAATTGGCACAAAACTTTAGATCAGGTTTTGTGGGCATGCCGAACCTCTCCCAAGGAAGCCACTAGTTTGACCCCATTTCGACTGACCTTTGGTCATGATGCAGTTTTACTAGTAGAAATTTACCTACAATCAACAAGGATTCAGAGGCATCATGAAATTCCATCAGAATCTTATTGGAACATGATGTTAGATGAGTTAGTCGATCTAGATGAAGAAAGACTAAATGCCTTGGAATTATTGAAAAGGCAGAAGAAGAGAGTAGATAACTCTTATAATAAGAAGGTTAAAGTTAAGACATTTTCGCCTGAAGATTTGGTTTGGAAAGTTatccttccaatggatcgaaaGGATATGGCCTTAGGGAAATGGTCTCCCAAATGGGAAGGCCCTTTTCAAATTTTGCAAGTTTTCTCTAACGGTGCTTATGAGATCGAAGAACTTAGTAAAGACAAAAGAATCTTAAGAGTGaatggaaaatatttgaaaaaatataagccaacGCTCCAAGAGATAAAAATAATAAATGAGTAA